The nucleotide window GCTATAGCCAGGTTAACCAGGAGAAAAGCAGCGCTGACGGTAGATGCGATCGCCCACAGTCCCACCTGCGTCTTGAGGCGCAACAGAAACGCTGACAAATACCCAACTTCCTCAAACCACAAGATTTCCACCACCAAATGGGAGAGTAGGTCAAAGCTTAACCATACCCCCAGCAAAAGCGCGATCGGTTGAAAAATTCGTTTCCAAAACACAAATATCAACAACTTCCCTAGTTAGATGACTGTTAACTCTGCTGTAACTTACAAATAGCTTTGAGAACTTGTAAAATATTAATTGAACGCTCTGATTCCATTAAGTTCAGTAATGGCATTAACTGATAAATCGGGGGAGTTCCTGGCTGGACGTACACAAATTGATAAAGCTCTCCATTTGTAGTTAATCCCCAAACCGATCTTTGACGTTCTAAACTATTATAGGCGTAAGTGAGCAATTGAGGTAAACCAGCCGAGGGAGCAACCTTTTATTTTTTTTGATGTGTTAAAATTTGCTGTTAATTATAGTATAATCAGCCAATATATTGGCTCATCTGGGTCGATCGCACCGCTTGCCCAGTTGACAAAAAATGTCACCAACCCACACAACACCTAAGCAAAGCACTTTGCAGCGACAAAAGAGATCTAGCACAGCCCACCGTAAAAACTCGTTTCCTGCAATCATTAAAATATCTAAAAGCCGCTCGGATAACCGGAGTTTTTATGGCATGATCTCAAAGTAGACAATTTATCGGTTTCAGATCAGAGGAAACCAGTTATTATGGCGCTTAGACTCGGCGACACTGTACCTAACTTCACTCAAGCTTCCAGCGAAGGCGAAATCAACTTTTACGACTGGGCAGGCGACAGCTGGGTCGTACTGTTCTCCCACCCCGCAGATTATACACCAGTTTGTACCACAGAATTAGGTGAAGTCGCCCGCCTCAAGCCAGAATTTGACAAGCGCAACGTCAAAGCAGTTGCTCTCAGCGTGGATGACGAAGAATCCCACAAAGGCTGGATTGGCGATATCGAAGAAACCCAGAGCGTCAAGCTCAACTACCCTATCCTGGCAGATCCAGATAAGAAAGTCTCAGATCTTTACGACATGATCCACCCGAACGCCACCAACACGGTGACCGTTCGGACTGTCTTCGTCATCGACCCTCAAAAGAAACTGCGCCTGAGCTTCACCTATCCTCCCAGCACAGGTCGCAACTTCGATGAAATCCTGCGCGTAATTGATTCCCTGCAACTCACGGATCAATATAGTGTTGCAACTCCAGTCAACTGGAAAGATGGGGATGACGTGGTGATTGTCCCCTCCCTCAAAGATCCCGAAGTCCTCAAGGAAAAATTCCCCAAAGGATATAACGAAATCAAACCCTATCTGCGGATGACTCCTCAACCCGACAAGTAAGGCAAAAGGTAAAAGCCAAAAGATAAAAGTAGGGTGGGCAATGCTCACCCTACTATGTATATATAGTAGGCAAGCGGTTGGGTGAGGTACAAGCAAAATGTAGGGGCTTTTTTGGCAGATAATTTGTGGCTTCTTCACAAGAATAATGGCAAACCCCGCCCCTACTTTCACGCTATAAGAGAACAGATTTTAATGTACCTCACACGGCTGCAAGCCGCTGTAAGTAAAATTTGGTAGCATTATTGTAGGTATAAATAATGAGGAAATAACTTATGCTTTCATCGCCCATAGTGTTGCGAATTCTATCAACAATGCAAATGACAGACGATCAGTTTTTTGAGTTCTGTCAGATCAATCGCGACTTACGGATTGAACGGAATAAATTAGGAGAATTGGTTATTATGCCACCCACTGGTTCAGAAACAGGAAACCGAGAATTTAACATCTTAGGGCAATTATGGGTATGGTCGGAACAAGATGGCACAGGTATAGCTTTTAGCCCCAGCACAGGATTTAAGCTATCAACGGGTGCAGAACGCTCTCCCGATGCCTCTTGGATAAAACTAGAACGGTGGAATGCTTTATCAGCCGAACAAAAGCAAAAGTTTGCTCCCATTTGTCCAGATTTTGTAATTGAACTGAGGTCGGCTTCTGACAATCTGAAACCTTTGCAAGAAAAGATGGAAGAATATATGAGAGAGCCTGGAGTACAGTTAGGCTGGCTGATTGACCGGAAGAATCGGAGAGTTTATATTTATCGTCCCAATCAAGAAGTAGAATGTCTAGAGAATCCGGATACAGTTAGCGGTGAGTTGGTGTTGCCGGGGTTTATCCTTAATATGAGTAAAATTTGGTAGCATTATTGTAGGCATAAATAATGAGGAAATAAATCATGCTTTCCGAGTCTATAGTGTTGCGGATGCCGCCAACAATATCAATGACAGACGACCAATTTTTTGAGTTCTGTCAGATCAATCGCGACTTACGTATTGAACGGAATAAATTGGGAGAAATCTTTATCATGCCTCCGACTGGCGGAACGACTAGCAATCGCAACTTTAGTATAGCTGTACAACTGGGAATTTGGTCAGAACAAGATGGAACGGGTATTTGTTTTGACTCTAATGGTGGATTTACTCTCTCAACTGGTGCAGAACGCGCTCCCGATGCCTCGTGGATGAAACTGGAACGCTGGAATTCTTTATCCGCAGAACAACAAGACAAATTTGTCCCTATTTGTCCAGACTTTGTGATTGAACTGAGGTCGGCTTCTGATAATTTGAAGCCTTTGCAAGAAAAGATGGAAGAATATATGAAAGAACCGGGAATACAATTAGGCTGGCTAATTGACCGGAAGCAACGCAAAGTTTATATTTATCGTCCGGGTCAAGAAGTGGAATGTCTAGAAAATCCAGATACAGTCAGCGGTGAGTCGGGGTTGCCTGGGTTTGTTATTAATATGAATAAAGTTTGGTAGTGTTAATATGTAGATGCAGCTAATGAGGAAATAAATTATGCTTTCATCTTCTATCGTATTGCGGATGCCGTCAACAATCTCAATGACAGACGACCAATTTTTTGAGTTCTGTCAAGTAAATCGCGACTTACAAATTGAACGTAATAAATTTGGAGAAATTTTAATCATGCCTCCGACTGGTGGAACGACTAGCAATCGCAACTTCAGCATAGCTGGACAGTTATATGTTTGGTCAGAACAAGATGGAACGGGTATTTGTTTTGACTCTAACGGTGGATTTACTCTCTCAACTGGTGCAGAACGCGCTCCCGATGCCTCGTGGATGAAACTGGAACGCTGGAATTCTTTATCCGCAGAACAACAAGACAAATTTGTACCAATTTGTCCAGATTTTGTAATTGAACTGAGGTCGGCTTCTGACAATCTGAAACCTTTGCAAGAAAAGATGGAAGAATATATGAGAGAGCCTGGAATACAGTTAGGCTGGCTAATTGACCGGAAGCAACGCAAAGTTTATATATATCGTCCGGGTCAAGAAGTGGAATGTCTAGAAAATCCAGATACCGTAAGCGGTGAGTCGGTGTTGCTTGGGTTTGTTCTTAATATGAGTAAAGTATGGTAAAAGTGCGATCGCACTTACCAAACTCTTTAAATCCTAGCACCGCTATAAGTCAAAATTTTTAAAGGAACTTAGGTAAATCCACAATGGACATCAAAAATGGCTTTATCGGCACCATTGGCAACACGCCCCTAATTCGCTTAAACAGCTTCAGCGAAGAAACCGGGTGCGAAATCCTCGGCAAAGCAGAATTTCTCAATCCCGGCGGTTCAGTCAAAGACCGCGCCGCCCTTTACATTATCAAAGAAGCGGAAGAAAAAGGCTTTCTCAAACCGGGTGGGACAGTAGTTGAGGGAACTGCTGGCAATACCGGCATCGGTTTAGCTCACATTTGCAACGCCAAAGGCTACAAATGCGTGATTATCATCCCAGATACCCAATCTCAGGAAAAAATGGACGCTTTGAGGACGCTGGGTGCCGAAGTTCGTCCCGTCCCAGCAGTGTCGTACAAAGACCCCAATAATTATGTGAGACTTTCTGGCACAATTGCGTCCGAAATGGAAAACGCGATTTGGGCCAATCAATTTGATAACTTAGCTAACCGACGCGCCCACTACGAAACTACCGGAAAAGAGATTTGGGAACAAACTGGTGGCAAAATTGACGCTTTCACTTGCGCTACCGGAACTGGCGGCACCTTAGCAGGTGTGGCGATGTACTTGAAAGAAAAAAATCCCAACGTGAAAACTATCTTGGCAGATCCGATGGGGAGTGCTATGTATAGTTACATCAAAACGGGCGAGCTAAAAATGGAGGGGAACTCCATCACAGAAGGTATCGGCAACAGCCGCGTCACGGCTAATATGGAAGATGTACCCATTGACGATGCCATCCAAATTGATGATAAGGAAGCAGTGCGGGTAATTTACCAATTGCTGAGGAAAGATGGTCTGTTTATGGGTGGTTCTGTAGGCATCAATGTAGGTGCAGCGGTTGCATTAGCTAAACAAATGGGGCCGGGTCACACAATTGTTACTATTCTATGCGATGGCGGTAGTCGTTATCAGTCACGTTTGTACAATTTGGAATGGTTAGCATCTAAGGAACTGCTACCGGATTAGCGATCGGTCATTGACAACCGAAAAACGAAGAAAAAAGCAAAGTATTCAATATGGAAATCAACGCATTAGCAGCATATCAGTCAGGGGAAACTCTTAAACCCTACAGCTTAAATCCAGGACAGGCGCAAAACTACGATTGCCTGATCAAAGTATTAGCTTGCGGCATCTGTCACTCAGATATCAGCATGGTCGATAATGAGTGGGGACAATCGCGGTATCCCCTAGTACCCGGTCATGAGGTAGTTGGGGAAGTAGTCGAGATAGGTTCGCAAGTTAAGCATTTGAAGATAGGCGATCGCGTTGGTGTAGGTTGGCAAATGTCATCCTGTCTGCAATGCCGCGATTGTCTCAAAGGTAACGAAAATCTCTGCAATGAGAACAAAGGCTTAATTGTCAATGGTTACGGCGGTTTCGCCGACTATGTGGCGCTAGATTCGCGCTTTGCCTTTGCCATCCCCGCCGGAATTGAAACCGAAATAGCTGGCCCGCTGTTATGCGGCGGTATCACCGTATACTCGGCTTTGCGTCACGCTGGGATGACTTCCGGCCAAGAAATTGGCGTAATTGGCGTCGGCGGTTTGGGTCACATGGCGGTACAATTTGCCAGCAAATTGGGCAACAAAGTTACCGTTTTTACCACTTCCCAAGATAAAGCTGAGTTTGCCACCCAGCTTGGTGCCAGTCACGTCGTAGTTGTTCCCCCAG belongs to Argonema galeatum A003/A1 and includes:
- a CDS encoding peroxiredoxin, translating into MALRLGDTVPNFTQASSEGEINFYDWAGDSWVVLFSHPADYTPVCTTELGEVARLKPEFDKRNVKAVALSVDDEESHKGWIGDIEETQSVKLNYPILADPDKKVSDLYDMIHPNATNTVTVRTVFVIDPQKKLRLSFTYPPSTGRNFDEILRVIDSLQLTDQYSVATPVNWKDGDDVVIVPSLKDPEVLKEKFPKGYNEIKPYLRMTPQPDK
- a CDS encoding Uma2 family endonuclease, which gives rise to MLSSPIVLRILSTMQMTDDQFFEFCQINRDLRIERNKLGELVIMPPTGSETGNREFNILGQLWVWSEQDGTGIAFSPSTGFKLSTGAERSPDASWIKLERWNALSAEQKQKFAPICPDFVIELRSASDNLKPLQEKMEEYMREPGVQLGWLIDRKNRRVYIYRPNQEVECLENPDTVSGELVLPGFILNMSKIW
- a CDS encoding Uma2 family endonuclease; translation: MLSESIVLRMPPTISMTDDQFFEFCQINRDLRIERNKLGEIFIMPPTGGTTSNRNFSIAVQLGIWSEQDGTGICFDSNGGFTLSTGAERAPDASWMKLERWNSLSAEQQDKFVPICPDFVIELRSASDNLKPLQEKMEEYMKEPGIQLGWLIDRKQRKVYIYRPGQEVECLENPDTVSGESGLPGFVINMNKVW
- a CDS encoding Uma2 family endonuclease; the protein is MLSSSIVLRMPSTISMTDDQFFEFCQVNRDLQIERNKFGEILIMPPTGGTTSNRNFSIAGQLYVWSEQDGTGICFDSNGGFTLSTGAERAPDASWMKLERWNSLSAEQQDKFVPICPDFVIELRSASDNLKPLQEKMEEYMREPGIQLGWLIDRKQRKVYIYRPGQEVECLENPDTVSGESVLLGFVLNMSKVW
- a CDS encoding cysteine synthase A, producing MDIKNGFIGTIGNTPLIRLNSFSEETGCEILGKAEFLNPGGSVKDRAALYIIKEAEEKGFLKPGGTVVEGTAGNTGIGLAHICNAKGYKCVIIIPDTQSQEKMDALRTLGAEVRPVPAVSYKDPNNYVRLSGTIASEMENAIWANQFDNLANRRAHYETTGKEIWEQTGGKIDAFTCATGTGGTLAGVAMYLKEKNPNVKTILADPMGSAMYSYIKTGELKMEGNSITEGIGNSRVTANMEDVPIDDAIQIDDKEAVRVIYQLLRKDGLFMGGSVGINVGAAVALAKQMGPGHTIVTILCDGGSRYQSRLYNLEWLASKELLPD
- a CDS encoding NAD(P)-dependent alcohol dehydrogenase, which produces MEINALAAYQSGETLKPYSLNPGQAQNYDCLIKVLACGICHSDISMVDNEWGQSRYPLVPGHEVVGEVVEIGSQVKHLKIGDRVGVGWQMSSCLQCRDCLKGNENLCNENKGLIVNGYGGFADYVALDSRFAFAIPAGIETEIAGPLLCGGITVYSALRHAGMTSGQEIGVIGVGGLGHMAVQFASKLGNKVTVFTTSQDKAEFATQLGASHVVVVPPGESPPPPTRQLDIIISTVPQSLDWGAYLEYLNSDGTFTIVGVAIEPLSIPLWPLLSKRRRIMGSPIGGRAMIMEMLSVASNFGIKPIVETFPFEQVNEAMEKVRANKVRYRAVLTVA